In Gemmatimonadetes bacterium T265, one DNA window encodes the following:
- the udhA gene encoding NAD(P)(+) transhydrogenase: METYDYDLVVIGSGPAGQKGAIAAAKLGRRVAIIDRQEMVGGVCIHTGTIPSKTMREAILYLSGFRQRTFYGKDYVVSSRISAKDLAHRVNAVVGRQTEVVRNQLRRNGVATLAGTARFVDPHTIEVMSSAGAATLVRAAHVLIACGTRAARSTEIPLDGERIFDADQLPGVTELPRELIVVGAGVVGLEYASMFTALDIKVTIIDQRPTLLDFVDRELIDGLLYHMRRRGATFRLGETVAGVHVDERGRVVAVLASGKRVNSDALLYTVGRQANTDLLDLEAAGLAPDARGKLAVDAWGRTAVPHIYAAGDVVGFPSLASSSNEQGRLAGAHMFGAPATVAAPELLPYGIYSVPEMSMVGRTEEQLTEARVPYEVGVAKYEELAKGQILGDETGMLKLLFDPDTLRLLGVHAIGDGATELIHIGQSVIALGGTIAYFRDTVFNYPTLAEAYKVAALAGFNRL, translated from the coding sequence ATGGAGACGTACGACTACGACCTCGTCGTGATCGGCAGCGGTCCCGCGGGGCAGAAGGGCGCCATCGCCGCGGCGAAGCTCGGCCGCCGGGTCGCGATCATCGACCGGCAGGAGATGGTCGGCGGCGTGTGCATCCACACGGGCACCATCCCGAGCAAGACCATGCGCGAGGCGATCCTCTACCTCAGCGGCTTCCGCCAGCGCACGTTCTACGGGAAGGACTACGTCGTCAGCTCCCGCATCTCCGCCAAGGACCTCGCCCACCGGGTGAACGCGGTCGTCGGCCGGCAGACCGAGGTGGTGCGCAACCAGCTCCGGCGCAACGGCGTCGCCACGCTGGCGGGCACCGCGCGCTTCGTCGACCCGCACACGATCGAGGTGATGTCGTCGGCGGGGGCCGCGACCCTGGTCCGCGCGGCGCACGTGCTCATCGCCTGCGGCACGCGCGCCGCCCGCAGCACCGAGATCCCGCTCGACGGCGAGCGGATCTTCGACGCCGACCAACTGCCCGGCGTGACCGAGCTGCCGCGCGAGCTGATCGTCGTCGGCGCCGGCGTCGTCGGGCTCGAGTACGCCTCGATGTTCACCGCGCTCGACATCAAGGTCACGATCATCGACCAGCGCCCGACGCTGCTCGACTTCGTCGACCGCGAGTTGATCGACGGCCTGCTCTACCACATGCGGCGGCGCGGCGCGACGTTCCGCCTGGGCGAGACGGTCGCCGGGGTTCACGTGGACGAGCGGGGGCGCGTGGTGGCCGTGCTCGCGAGCGGGAAGCGGGTGAACAGCGACGCGCTGCTCTACACGGTCGGGCGCCAGGCGAACACCGACCTGCTGGACCTCGAGGCCGCCGGGCTGGCCCCCGACGCCCGCGGCAAGCTCGCGGTCGACGCGTGGGGCCGGACCGCGGTGCCGCACATCTACGCCGCCGGCGACGTGGTCGGCTTCCCGTCGCTCGCGTCGTCGTCCAACGAGCAGGGCCGGCTGGCGGGCGCCCACATGTTCGGCGCGCCGGCGACGGTCGCCGCGCCGGAGCTGCTGCCCTACGGCATCTACTCCGTGCCGGAGATGTCGATGGTCGGGCGCACGGAGGAGCAGCTCACCGAGGCGCGCGTCCCCTACGAGGTCGGCGTCGCCAAGTACGAGGAGCTCGCGAAGGGGCAGATCCTCGGCGACGAGACGGGGATGCTCAAGCTGCTCTTCGACCCGGACACGCTGCGGCTGTTAGGCGTGCACGCGATCGGCGACGGGGCCACGGAGCTGATCCACATCGGCCAGTCGGTGATCGCGCTCGGCGGCACGATCGCGTACTTCCGCGACACCGTCTTCAACTACCCGACGCTGGCCGAGGCGTACAAGGTGGCGGCCCTGGCCGGCTTCAACCGCCTGTGA
- a CDS encoding aquaporin, which yields MTEPRRTDRFPHASAHPGPGGATHGGRGPRGGWRSGVLGECLAEFLGTLVLIAFGTGVVATTVAALNQSGRGTTAFAAAGDWLLITFGWAAAVTLGAYVAGGVSGAHLNPAVTVALAVRRGFPWSRVVPYTLAQVAGAFCGAALVYADYADAIRSYERSAGIVRGAAASAATAGIFTTGPAPYYAGALLGPFVDQVIGTALLVLGIFALTDERNQPPKGNLAPLVVGLLVAAIGMSFGANAGYAINPARDLGPRLLAAAAGWGAAALPGPGGYCWVPIVAPLVGGVLGAVLYDLCVGRVLVARGEAATADVESAGTVVKQEPVLG from the coding sequence ATGACGGAACCACGACGGACCGATCGGTTTCCTCACGCGTCCGCGCACCCGGGCCCGGGAGGCGCGACGCACGGCGGGCGCGGGCCGCGCGGCGGGTGGCGGTCGGGCGTCCTCGGCGAGTGTCTCGCGGAGTTCCTCGGGACCCTCGTCCTCATCGCGTTCGGCACCGGGGTCGTCGCCACGACCGTCGCCGCGCTCAACCAGTCGGGGCGCGGGACGACGGCGTTCGCCGCCGCGGGCGACTGGCTGCTCATCACCTTCGGGTGGGCGGCCGCGGTCACCCTCGGCGCCTACGTGGCCGGCGGCGTGAGCGGCGCGCACCTGAACCCCGCGGTGACCGTCGCCCTGGCCGTTAGGCGGGGCTTCCCGTGGTCGCGGGTCGTGCCCTACACGCTCGCCCAGGTCGCGGGCGCGTTCTGCGGGGCGGCGCTCGTCTACGCCGACTACGCCGACGCGATCCGCAGCTACGAACGGAGCGCGGGGATCGTGCGCGGGGCCGCCGCGTCGGCCGCGACGGCGGGCATCTTCACCACCGGCCCCGCCCCGTACTACGCCGGCGCGCTGCTCGGCCCGTTCGTCGACCAGGTGATCGGGACCGCGCTCCTCGTGCTCGGGATCTTCGCGCTCACCGACGAGCGCAACCAGCCGCCCAAGGGGAACCTCGCGCCGCTGGTCGTCGGGCTGCTCGTCGCCGCGATCGGCATGTCGTTCGGCGCCAACGCGGGCTACGCCATCAACCCCGCGCGCGACCTCGGGCCCCGGCTACTCGCCGCCGCGGCCGGCTGGGGCGCGGCCGCGCTGCCGGGGCCGGGCGGGTACTGCTGGGTGCCGATCGTCGCGCCGTTAGTCGGCGGCGTGTTGGGCGCCGTGCTCTACGACCTGTGCGTCGGGCGCGTGCTCGTCGCCCGCGGCGAGGCCGCGACGGCCGACGTCGAGTCGGCGGGGACCGTGGTGAAGCAGGAGCCGGTCCTCGGCTGA
- the glpK gene encoding glycerol kinase has translation MSEGVVLAIDQGTTGTTVLVFDHDAAVRGRAYAEVTQHYPQPGWVEHDADEIWRGARRLVGAALADAAVRPADVHAVGITNQRETTVLWDRATGEPVHRAIVWQDRRTAPACERLRADGLEPEVRRRTGLVLDPYFSATKLRWLFDTVPGLRARAERGELAFGTVDAWLLWQLSGGTAAAGAVHATDVTNASRTLLFNIEELRWDPTLLAAFGIPEAVLPRVLPSAAVRARTSPDAFLGAAVPIAGVAGDQHAALFGQACFREGMVKNTYGTGAFLMMHAGARPVPSETGLLTTLAWQLEGEPAEYALEGAIFVAGAAVQWLRDGLGVIASAADTEALAVSIASNEGVYFVPALTGLGAPHWDPYARGTLVGLTRGSTRAHLARAALESMAYQTADVVGAMARDTGLTLQAGRPLRADGGAAVNAFLMQFQADVLGVPVEVPRVTETTALGAAYLAGLATGFWRDRDELARRWQLARRYEPRMGPAERDHLTGDWLRAVERAKGWARPTA, from the coding sequence ATGAGCGAGGGCGTGGTGCTGGCGATCGACCAGGGGACCACGGGCACCACCGTACTGGTCTTCGACCACGACGCCGCGGTGCGCGGACGCGCGTACGCCGAGGTCACGCAGCACTACCCGCAGCCGGGGTGGGTGGAACACGACGCGGACGAGATCTGGCGCGGCGCCCGCCGCCTGGTCGGCGCCGCGCTCGCCGACGCGGCCGTCCGCCCGGCGGACGTGCACGCGGTGGGGATCACCAACCAGCGCGAGACCACCGTCCTCTGGGACCGCGCGACCGGCGAGCCGGTGCACCGCGCGATCGTGTGGCAGGACCGGCGCACCGCGCCGGCGTGCGAACGACTCCGCGCCGACGGGCTCGAGCCCGAGGTGCGGCGCCGCACCGGGCTCGTGCTCGACCCCTACTTTTCGGCGACCAAGCTGCGCTGGCTGTTCGACACCGTGCCGGGGCTGCGGGCGCGCGCCGAGCGCGGCGAGCTCGCCTTCGGCACCGTCGACGCGTGGCTTCTGTGGCAGCTGAGCGGCGGGACCGCGGCGGCCGGCGCGGTCCACGCGACCGACGTGACCAACGCGTCGCGCACGCTCCTGTTCAACATCGAGGAGCTGCGCTGGGATCCGACGCTGCTCGCCGCGTTCGGCATCCCCGAGGCTGTGCTCCCGCGCGTCCTGCCGTCCGCGGCCGTGCGCGCGCGCACCAGCCCCGACGCGTTCCTCGGCGCCGCGGTGCCGATCGCCGGGGTCGCCGGCGACCAGCACGCCGCGCTGTTCGGGCAGGCGTGCTTCCGCGAGGGGATGGTCAAGAACACGTACGGCACCGGCGCATTCCTGATGATGCACGCCGGCGCGCGCCCCGTGCCGAGCGAGACGGGGCTGCTCACGACCCTCGCCTGGCAGCTGGAAGGCGAGCCGGCCGAGTACGCGCTCGAAGGCGCGATCTTCGTGGCCGGGGCCGCGGTGCAGTGGCTGCGCGACGGGCTGGGGGTGATCGCGTCGGCGGCCGACACGGAGGCGCTGGCGGTGTCGATCGCGTCGAACGAGGGCGTGTACTTCGTGCCCGCGCTCACCGGGCTCGGCGCGCCGCACTGGGACCCGTACGCGCGCGGTACGCTCGTCGGACTCACGCGGGGCTCGACGCGGGCGCACCTCGCGCGGGCCGCGCTGGAGAGCATGGCGTACCAGACGGCCGACGTCGTGGGCGCGATGGCGCGCGACACCGGCCTAACGCTACAGGCCGGGCGCCCGCTCCGCGCGGACGGCGGCGCCGCGGTGAACGCGTTCCTCATGCAGTTCCAGGCGGACGTCCTCGGCGTGCCGGTCGAGGTGCCGCGGGTGACGGAGACCACCGCGCTCGGCGCCGCGTACCTCGCCGGGCTCGCGACGGGGTTCTGGCGCGACCGGGACGAACTCGCGCGGCGGTGGCAGCTCGCCCGGCGGTACGAGCCGCGGATGGGCCCCGCCGAGCGCGACCACCTAACGGGTGACTGGCTGCGCGCGGTGGAGCGGGCGAAGGGATGGGCGCGGCCGACCGCGTGA
- a CDS encoding beta-glucosidase — MTARLTMDRRALLAGAGALAAALTLDRAGAAAQDVVRRPGAFPPGFLWGAATAGHQVEGNNTASDLWLLEHTTPTVFAEPSGDADNSFALWATDLDLARALGLNTYRFSLEWARIEPEPGAFSRAMLDHYKAVVDGCRPRGLTPVVTFNHFTAPRWFAARGGFTNREAPDLFARFCDRAARHLAGNVGYALTFNEPNILRLLRGLLPPQLLDAQRAMLAAAARAAGTPKFVAANAATPEDVEAMLPIMVAAHKAGRAAIKAARGDLPVGVSLAMTDDEAAGPNSLRDAKRAEVYGAWLEAARGDDFLGVQNYERVRWDANGRLPAPAGAVRNWSGAEVYAPSLAGAVRYAHQATGVPILVTEHGVGTDDDAIRAALIPAALAELRKAMDDGVPVKGYVHWSLLDNYEWVFGFRPKFGLCSVDRTTFARTPKPSAAVLGAIARRNAV, encoded by the coding sequence ATGACCGCACGCCTAACGATGGACCGCCGCGCCCTCCTCGCCGGCGCCGGCGCGCTGGCCGCCGCGCTCACGCTCGACCGGGCGGGCGCGGCGGCGCAGGACGTCGTTCGGCGCCCGGGCGCCTTCCCGCCGGGCTTCCTCTGGGGCGCGGCGACCGCGGGACACCAGGTCGAGGGGAACAACACGGCGAGCGACCTGTGGCTGCTGGAGCACACGACGCCCACCGTGTTCGCCGAGCCGTCGGGGGACGCGGACAACAGCTTCGCCCTCTGGGCGACGGACCTCGACCTCGCGCGCGCGCTCGGGCTCAACACCTACCGCTTCTCGCTCGAGTGGGCGCGGATCGAGCCCGAGCCGGGGGCGTTCTCGCGCGCGATGCTCGACCACTACAAGGCGGTCGTCGACGGCTGCCGCCCGCGCGGGCTGACGCCGGTGGTGACGTTCAACCACTTCACCGCGCCGCGGTGGTTCGCCGCGCGCGGCGGGTTCACCAACCGCGAGGCGCCCGACCTGTTCGCGCGCTTCTGCGACCGGGCGGCGCGCCACCTGGCCGGCAACGTCGGCTACGCGCTCACCTTCAACGAGCCCAACATCCTGCGCCTGCTGCGCGGGCTCCTGCCGCCGCAGCTACTCGACGCGCAGCGCGCGATGCTCGCCGCGGCGGCGCGCGCGGCCGGGACGCCGAAGTTCGTCGCCGCCAACGCCGCGACCCCGGAGGACGTCGAGGCCATGCTGCCGATCATGGTCGCGGCGCACAAGGCGGGGCGCGCGGCGATCAAGGCCGCGCGCGGGGACCTGCCCGTGGGCGTCAGCCTCGCGATGACCGACGACGAGGCCGCGGGGCCCAACAGCCTGCGCGACGCCAAGCGCGCCGAAGTCTACGGCGCATGGCTCGAGGCGGCCAGGGGCGACGACTTCCTCGGCGTGCAGAACTACGAGCGCGTGCGCTGGGACGCCAACGGGCGGCTGCCCGCGCCCGCGGGCGCCGTGCGCAACTGGTCGGGCGCGGAGGTCTACGCGCCGTCGCTCGCCGGCGCCGTGCGCTACGCGCACCAGGCGACGGGCGTGCCCATCCTCGTCACCGAACACGGCGTCGGCACGGACGACGACGCGATCCGGGCGGCGCTCATCCCCGCGGCGCTCGCGGAGCTCCGGAAGGCGATGGACGACGGCGTGCCCGTGAAGGGGTACGTGCACTGGTCGCTGCTCGACAACTACGAGTGGGTGTTCGGCTTCCGGCCCAAGTTCGGGCTGTGCAGCGTCGACCGGACCACGTTCGCGCGCACGCCCAAGCCGAGCGCCGCCGTACTCGGCGCGATCGCGCGGCGCAACGCGGTGTGA
- a CDS encoding nucleotidyltransferase — MGAKHVTQVDRTMQTVRGTHLLIPTGTQVVSRVEVRDAAGAVTCPLGAAGVVVRAPDDATHAYRVRLPDGREVSLKRAELSIAKHGQRDDLEAAAVLDDHDLYRHVIYRCLLGSHAYGLAHANSDTDRRGIYLPPAARHWSLYGVPEQLENRETDEVYWELRKFVVLALKANPNILECLYTPLVEHTSPVADALLEMRYLFLSKLIYQTYNGYVLSQFKRMEQDLRTAGAIKWKHAMHLVRLLTAGVTALCEGHVPMRVDDDQRTRLLAIKRGEVAWAEVDAWRLALHRDFDRALETTTLPDRPDYARANAFLVWARRRMVTDDDHT; from the coding sequence ATGGGTGCGAAGCACGTGACACAGGTCGACCGGACGATGCAGACCGTGCGCGGGACGCACCTGCTGATTCCGACGGGCACGCAGGTGGTGTCGCGCGTCGAGGTGCGTGACGCGGCCGGCGCGGTCACCTGTCCGCTCGGCGCGGCCGGCGTGGTCGTGCGCGCGCCCGACGACGCGACGCACGCGTACCGCGTGCGCCTCCCCGACGGGCGCGAGGTCTCGCTCAAGCGCGCCGAGCTGAGCATCGCCAAGCACGGGCAGCGCGACGACCTCGAGGCCGCGGCGGTGCTCGACGACCACGACCTGTACCGGCACGTGATCTACCGCTGCCTGCTCGGCTCGCACGCGTACGGGCTCGCGCACGCGAACTCCGACACCGACCGGCGCGGCATTTACCTGCCGCCCGCCGCGCGGCACTGGTCGCTCTACGGCGTGCCCGAGCAGCTCGAGAACCGCGAGACCGACGAGGTCTACTGGGAGCTCCGGAAGTTCGTCGTGCTCGCCCTCAAGGCGAACCCGAACATCCTCGAGTGCCTCTACACGCCCCTCGTCGAGCACACGTCGCCGGTCGCGGACGCGCTGCTCGAGATGCGGTACCTGTTTCTCTCGAAGCTCATCTACCAGACCTACAACGGCTACGTCCTGAGCCAGTTCAAGCGCATGGAGCAGGACCTCCGCACCGCGGGCGCGATCAAGTGGAAGCACGCGATGCACCTCGTGCGGCTGCTCACCGCGGGGGTGACGGCGCTCTGCGAGGGGCACGTCCCCATGCGCGTGGACGACGACCAGCGTACGCGCCTGCTCGCCATCAAGCGCGGCGAGGTCGCGTGGGCCGAGGTGGACGCGTGGCGTCTCGCACTCCACCGCGACTTCGACCGCGCACTCGAGACGACGACCCTTCCCGACCGGCCCGACTACGCGCGCGCGAACGCGTTCCTCGTCTGGGCCCGGCGCCGCATGGTGACCGACGATGACCACACCTGA
- a CDS encoding cell division protein Fic, giving the protein MIRQQAGPEGYTAFVPAPLPPVPPLDFGGVLLERLEAASHALGRLDGISASLDPDLLLYAYVRKEAVLSSQIEGTQSTLSDLLQYENAAAPGIPVDDVQEVSRYVQALMFGHERIRAGVPVSLRLIRDIHRVLMAGGRGSAQTPGEFRRTQNWIGGSRPGNARFVPPPPHEMLRALGDLEMFIHAPGTRPIVKAGLVHVQFETIHPFLDGNGRLGRLLITFLLCAESALSQPFLYLSLYFKQHRELYYDALQRVRAEGDWEGWLDFYLTGVEQTANQASRTTSDLRALFEADRQRTLAVGKSALSTHRVYEHLRQRVIVSIGRTAEALDLSVPTVTSALGRLEALGIAREATGRTYGRLYVYDRQLEILNRTEFDPPPVAEPRSAFEAADFAADDEASRSHG; this is encoded by the coding sequence TTGATCCGGCAGCAGGCGGGTCCGGAGGGGTACACGGCGTTCGTTCCTGCGCCCCTCCCGCCGGTCCCTCCGCTGGACTTCGGCGGCGTGCTGCTCGAACGCCTCGAAGCGGCCAGCCACGCCCTCGGGCGGCTCGACGGCATCTCGGCGTCGCTCGACCCCGACCTCCTGCTCTACGCCTACGTGCGGAAAGAGGCGGTGCTGTCGAGCCAAATCGAGGGCACGCAATCGACGCTCTCCGACCTCCTGCAGTACGAGAACGCTGCCGCGCCAGGCATACCGGTCGACGACGTGCAGGAAGTGTCGCGCTACGTCCAGGCACTCATGTTCGGCCACGAGCGCATCCGCGCCGGGGTGCCGGTCAGCCTGCGACTGATTCGGGACATCCACCGCGTGCTGATGGCGGGCGGGCGCGGGAGCGCACAGACCCCGGGCGAGTTCCGCCGTACGCAGAACTGGATCGGCGGGTCACGGCCCGGGAACGCGCGCTTCGTCCCGCCGCCCCCGCACGAGATGCTGCGCGCACTCGGCGACCTCGAGATGTTCATCCACGCCCCGGGCACGCGGCCGATCGTCAAGGCCGGGCTCGTCCACGTACAGTTCGAGACCATCCACCCGTTCCTCGACGGCAACGGACGGCTCGGGCGACTGCTGATCACCTTCCTGCTCTGCGCGGAGAGCGCGTTGAGCCAGCCGTTCCTCTACCTCAGCCTGTACTTCAAGCAGCACCGCGAGCTCTACTACGACGCGCTCCAGCGGGTCCGCGCCGAGGGTGACTGGGAGGGGTGGCTCGACTTCTACCTCACCGGCGTGGAGCAGACCGCGAATCAGGCATCTCGCACGACGAGCGACCTGCGCGCCCTGTTCGAGGCCGATCGTCAGCGCACGCTCGCGGTCGGGAAGAGTGCCCTGTCGACGCACCGCGTCTACGAGCACCTGCGTCAGCGCGTGATCGTCTCGATCGGGCGCACGGCCGAGGCGCTCGATCTGTCCGTGCCGACGGTGACCTCGGCGCTCGGCCGCCTCGAGGCGCTCGGGATCGCGCGGGAGGCTACCGGCCGGACTTACGGACGCCTCTACGTCTACGATCGGCAGCTCGAGATCCTCAACCGCACCGAGTTCGATCCACCCCCGGTGGCGGAGCCCCGGTCCGCGTTCGAGGCCGCGGATTTCGCCGCTGATGACGAGGCGTCACGGAGCCACGGCTGA
- a CDS encoding blasticidin S-acetyltransferase, with the protein MADVPGADTLTISADLRPGDREAVVDGLVAYNAAHDFPWPWRNLDLVLRDGAGAVLGGALGEINAGWCFLKALWVDERLRGRGHGRRLLAAVEAAARGRGCLGVYLDTYSFQARPFYERAGYRVFGALPDHPPGGAKLSGCGTSLGPGPVCAGGLWVGVE; encoded by the coding sequence ATGGCCGACGTCCCCGGCGCCGACACGCTGACGATCAGTGCCGACCTCCGGCCGGGCGACCGCGAAGCGGTCGTCGACGGCCTGGTCGCCTACAATGCCGCGCACGACTTCCCGTGGCCGTGGCGCAATCTCGATCTGGTGCTCCGCGACGGCGCGGGTGCGGTCCTCGGCGGCGCGCTCGGCGAGATCAACGCGGGCTGGTGCTTCCTCAAGGCCCTCTGGGTCGACGAGCGCCTCCGCGGACGCGGCCACGGCCGGCGTCTGCTCGCGGCCGTCGAGGCCGCCGCGCGCGGGCGCGGGTGCCTCGGCGTCTACCTCGACACGTACAGCTTCCAGGCGCGCCCGTTCTACGAGCGGGCCGGCTACCGCGTGTTCGGCGCGCTGCCGGACCACCCGCCGGGCGGGGCCAAGTTGTCTGGTTGCGGAACATCATTGGGACCCGGCCCGGTATGTGCGGGAGGTCTTTGGGTGGGAGTTGAGTGA
- a CDS encoding hypothetical protein (frameshifted, insertion at around 1200313), which yields MAKLLRVGEGWLASHPERELITRRYLKHRTSLVREAVSRLVAEEDPDADDATADGLAGADGAPLVRDAEEGALERPLSLHTQRLAMVLGVLRATGATSVVDLGCGEGRLLRLLLDDRQFTRVVGMDVSHRALEIAVDRLKLDRMPPKQRERIELVHGSLVYRDARLAGFDAAAVVEVIEHLDPPRLAAFERVAFEFARPGTVVVTTPNAEYNVRWETLPAGRFRHRDHRFEWTRPEFETWARAVAERFGYAVRFAPVGPVDDAVGAPTQMGIFTRD from the coding sequence GTGGCGAAGCTGCTGCGCGTCGGCGAGGGGTGGCTGGCGTCGCATCCGGAGCGCGAACTGATCACGCGGCGCTACCTCAAGCACCGCACCTCGCTCGTGCGCGAGGCGGTCAGCCGCCTCGTGGCCGAGGAGGACCCCGACGCGGACGACGCGACGGCGGACGGCCTGGCCGGCGCCGACGGCGCGCCGCTCGTGCGCGACGCGGAGGAGGGCGCGCTCGAACGGCCGCTCAGCCTCCACACGCAGCGGTTGGCGATGGTGCTCGGCGTGCTGCGCGCGACGGGCGCGACGTCGGTCGTGGACCTCGGCTGCGGCGAGGGGCGGTTACTGCGGCTGCTGCTTGACGACCGGCAGTTCACGCGCGTCGTGGGTATGGACGTGTCGCACCGCGCGCTGGAAATCGCGGTGGACCGGCTCAAGCTCGACCGGATGCCGCCCAAGCAGCGCGAGCGGATCGAGCTCGTGCACGGGTCGCTCGTGTATCGCGACGCGCGGCTTGCCGGGTTCGACGCGGCGGCCGTGGTGGAAGTCATCGAGCACCTCGATCCGCCCCGGCTCGCCGCATTCGAGCGCGTGGCGTTCGAGTTCGCGCGACCGGGCACGGTGGTCGTGACGACGCCGAACGCCGAGTACAACGTGCGCTGGGAGACGCTGCCGGCCGGGCGGTTCCGGCACCGCGACCACCGGTTCGAGTGGACGCGGCCGGAGTTCGAGACGTGGGCGCGGGCCGTGGCGGAGCGGTTCGGCTACGCGGTGCGGTTCGCACCCGTCGGGCCCGTCGACGACGCGGTCGGCGCACCGACGCAGATGGGGATCTTCACGCGGGACTAA
- a CDS encoding nucleotidyltransferase, whose product MTTPETITTDPRVRAEVSEHPHPLLFATVSGAHLYGFASADSDVDLRGAHVAPVEMLTGLDRVEETVKLSHVREGLEVDLVTHEARKFLSLLLRNNGYVLEQVTSPLVVHTTPAHAELVALARGCVTRACVRHYLGFAQNQWQLFDKERPRRVKPLLYVFRVLLTGIHMMRTGEVNANLLACDDALNAGERLPYVDALVARKVAGGEHGALGDADVSFYAGEYRRLRAWLVEAADRSTLPDAPTSGEAIKDLLRRIRRAASVTA is encoded by the coding sequence ATGACCACACCTGAAACCATCACGACCGACCCGCGCGTGCGGGCCGAGGTGTCCGAACACCCGCACCCGCTGCTGTTCGCCACCGTGAGCGGGGCACACCTGTACGGGTTCGCGTCGGCCGACTCGGACGTCGATCTGCGCGGGGCGCACGTCGCCCCGGTCGAGATGCTGACGGGGCTCGACCGCGTCGAGGAAACGGTGAAGCTGTCGCACGTGCGCGAGGGGCTCGAGGTCGACCTCGTGACGCACGAGGCGCGGAAGTTCTTGTCGCTCCTGCTGCGCAACAACGGCTATGTGCTGGAGCAGGTGACGTCGCCACTCGTCGTGCACACCACGCCCGCGCACGCGGAACTGGTCGCGCTCGCGCGCGGGTGCGTGACCCGCGCGTGCGTGCGGCACTACCTCGGCTTCGCGCAGAACCAGTGGCAGCTCTTCGACAAAGAGCGGCCGCGGCGGGTGAAGCCGCTGCTGTACGTGTTCCGCGTCTTGCTCACCGGCATCCACATGATGCGGACTGGGGAGGTGAATGCCAACCTGCTCGCGTGCGACGACGCGCTGAACGCGGGCGAGCGGCTGCCGTACGTCGACGCGCTCGTCGCGCGGAAGGTCGCGGGCGGCGAGCACGGCGCGCTCGGCGACGCGGATGTCAGCTTCTACGCGGGCGAGTACCGGCGCCTGCGTGCGTGGCTCGTCGAGGCCGCGGACCGGAGCACGTTGCCCGACGCGCCGACGTCGGGCGAGGCGATCAAGGACCTGCTGCGGCGCATCCGGCGCGCGGCGTCCGTGACCGCATAG